Proteins encoded together in one Coffea arabica cultivar ET-39 chromosome 2c, Coffea Arabica ET-39 HiFi, whole genome shotgun sequence window:
- the LOC113726412 gene encoding probable carboxylesterase 7: protein MDSLPPIPHADPALIAQDFVPFFRVYKDGRVEKFLQAPFVPPSDSDDPQSTGGVRSKDVIISPETQVGARLYLPATVKPDEKLPVLIYIHGGAFVIGSAFSVVYHNYLTSVAAEANVVAVSIEYRLAPEHPIPACFDDSWAVTKWVASHANRQGPEPWFNNHADFSRVFLAGDSAGGNIAHYMAVKASREGLGDGVKLVGLILAHPYFGKGGREELWEYITSDFKGWDDPRLNPMASSGLLSGLLCEKILLCTSETDFIRDRSLHYSEALKKSGWRGELEVVDVEKEGHVFHILNPSGDNAGILMKRLVSFLGN, encoded by the coding sequence ATGGACTCGCTCCCCCCAATTCCACATGCAGATCCTGCGCTAATAGCTCAGGATTTCGTTCCGTTCTTTCGAGTTTACAAGGATGGCCGCGTCGAAAAATTCCTCCAAGCTCCCTTCGTCCCTCCATCAGACTCGGACGATCCCCAGAGCACTGGTGGTGTCCGATCAAAAGACGTCATCATTTCACCGGAAACCCAAGTAGGTGCACGCTTGTATCTTCCGGCCACGGTCAAACCCGACGAGAAACTTCCTGTCCTGATCTACATCCACGGGGGGGCCTTTGTCATCGGATCAGCTTTCAGCGTCGTATACCATAACTATCTTACCTCCGTAGCAGCTGAGGCCAACGTCGTCGCCGTGTCCATCGAGTACAGGTTGGCTCCAGAGCACCCTATCCCCGCATGCTTCGATGATTCCTGGGCAGTAACAAAATGGGTCGCCTCCCATGCCAATAGACAAGGCCCCGAACCCTGGTTCAACAATCACGCCGACTTTTCAAGGGTGTTTTTGGCAGGTGACAGCGCCGGAGGCAATATTGCACATTACATGGCGGTCAAAGCCAGCCGAGAAGGGTTGGGGGATGGTGTGAAGCTTGTGGGGTTGATTTTAGCGCATCCATATTTTGGCAAGGGAGGGCGTGAAGAATTATGGGAGTACATCACTTCAGATTTCAAAGGGTGGGATGATCCAAGGCTTAATCCCATGGCGAGTTCTGGATTGTTGTCGGGCCTTTTGTGCGAGAAGATTCTGTTGTGTACATCGGAGACAGATTTCATTCGAGATCGGAGTTTGCATTACAGTGAGGCGCTGAAGAAGAGCGGATGGAGGGGTGAATTGGAGGTTGTGGATGTTGAAAAGGAGGGCCATGTTTTTCATATACTGAATCCAAGTGGCGACAATGCTGGAATCTTGATGAAACGTCTGGTTTCATTCTTGGGAAATTAG